The Lycium barbarum isolate Lr01 chromosome 12, ASM1917538v2, whole genome shotgun sequence genome includes a region encoding these proteins:
- the LOC132622969 gene encoding purine permease 21-like isoform X1 translates to MGGSPVVVQSQVQAGDESKREHITSQNGSEIKAPAFIQYKWWIQMGIYSTFVLSGQAIGTLLGRLYFDKGGNSKWLATLVQTIGFPVLIPFLFITSTKTNKVNEIKKPSFLVVASLYTLLGLFIAGTCMLYTIGLQYLPVTTYSLICASQLAFNALFSFFLNKQKFTPYIVNSLVILTASSSLLVLQKDDSGVQSNKTSTKKYIFGFLSTVAASAGTALLLSITQLALQKIFKRESFRLIIEMSVYQSLVSTLAILIGLFASGEWKKLDKEMNEYKLGKIRYVLNLIGTAISWQAFTVGSIGLIFKVSSLFSNVISILGLPVAPVLAVILLHDKLTGIKVMSMLLAIWGFVSYMYQHYLGDLRQECKKDSISGAL, encoded by the exons ATGGGTGGTTCTCCAGTAGTTGTGCAATCACAAGTACAAG CAGGTGACGAATCTAAAAGGGAACATATCACCTCTCAGAATGGATCTGAAATTAAAGCTCCAGCTTTCATTCAGTACAAATGGTGGATCCAAATGGGCATTTATTCAACATTTGTTCTATCTGGCCAAGCTATAGGTACACTCTTAGGCAGATTATATTTTGACAAAGGAGGAAATAGCAAATGGTTAGCCACATTAGTACAAACTATAGGCTTCCCAGTTCTCATCCCTTTCCTCTTTATCACATCAACAAAAACTAATAAAgttaatgaaataaaaaaaccaTCTTTCTTAGTTGTTGCTTCACTTTACACTTTACTAGGGTTATTCATAGCTGGAACTTGCATGTTATACACAATAGGTTTACAATACCTCCCTGTCACAACTTATTCACTGATTTGTGCTAGTCAATTGGCATTCAATGCCCTTTTCTCCTTCTTCCTAAATAAACAAAAATTCACCCCTTATATAGTCAACTCATTAGTAATTCTCACCGCATCCTCTTCCCTTCTTGTTCTCCAGAAGGACGATTCTGGAGTCCAGTCCAATAAAACGtctacaaaaaaatatatattcgggTTTTTGTCCACCGTTGCAGCATCTGCTGGCACTGCATTGCTGCTCTCTATTACACAACTCGCTCTTCAAAAAATCTTTAAGAGGGAGAGTTTCCGTTTAATCATAGAAATGTCAGTTTATCAGTCATTAGTGTCAACATTGGCAATATTAATAGGGCTTTTCGCTAGTGGGGAGTGGAAAAAATTGGACAAAGAAATGAACGAGTATAAATTAGGGAAAATTCGATATGTTTTAAATCTGATTGGAACAGCTATTTCTTGGCAAGCTTTCACAGTTGGTTCAATAGGGCTGATTTTCAAAGTGTCTTCATTATTTTCAAATGTGATAAGTATTTTAGGTCTGCCTGTGGCTCCTGTTTTGGCTGTGATTCTTCTTCATGACAAGTTGACTGGTATCAAAGTGATGTCAATGTTGTTGGCTATATGGGGTTTTGTGTCGTATATGTATCAGCATTACCTTGGTGATTTGAGACAAGAGTGCAAAAAGGACTCAATTAGTGGAGCTCTCTGA
- the LOC132622969 gene encoding purine permease 21-like isoform X2, with product MGGSPVVVQSQVQGDESKREHITSQNGSEIKAPAFIQYKWWIQMGIYSTFVLSGQAIGTLLGRLYFDKGGNSKWLATLVQTIGFPVLIPFLFITSTKTNKVNEIKKPSFLVVASLYTLLGLFIAGTCMLYTIGLQYLPVTTYSLICASQLAFNALFSFFLNKQKFTPYIVNSLVILTASSSLLVLQKDDSGVQSNKTSTKKYIFGFLSTVAASAGTALLLSITQLALQKIFKRESFRLIIEMSVYQSLVSTLAILIGLFASGEWKKLDKEMNEYKLGKIRYVLNLIGTAISWQAFTVGSIGLIFKVSSLFSNVISILGLPVAPVLAVILLHDKLTGIKVMSMLLAIWGFVSYMYQHYLGDLRQECKKDSISGAL from the exons ATGGGTGGTTCTCCAGTAGTTGTGCAATCACAAGTACAAG GTGACGAATCTAAAAGGGAACATATCACCTCTCAGAATGGATCTGAAATTAAAGCTCCAGCTTTCATTCAGTACAAATGGTGGATCCAAATGGGCATTTATTCAACATTTGTTCTATCTGGCCAAGCTATAGGTACACTCTTAGGCAGATTATATTTTGACAAAGGAGGAAATAGCAAATGGTTAGCCACATTAGTACAAACTATAGGCTTCCCAGTTCTCATCCCTTTCCTCTTTATCACATCAACAAAAACTAATAAAgttaatgaaataaaaaaaccaTCTTTCTTAGTTGTTGCTTCACTTTACACTTTACTAGGGTTATTCATAGCTGGAACTTGCATGTTATACACAATAGGTTTACAATACCTCCCTGTCACAACTTATTCACTGATTTGTGCTAGTCAATTGGCATTCAATGCCCTTTTCTCCTTCTTCCTAAATAAACAAAAATTCACCCCTTATATAGTCAACTCATTAGTAATTCTCACCGCATCCTCTTCCCTTCTTGTTCTCCAGAAGGACGATTCTGGAGTCCAGTCCAATAAAACGtctacaaaaaaatatatattcgggTTTTTGTCCACCGTTGCAGCATCTGCTGGCACTGCATTGCTGCTCTCTATTACACAACTCGCTCTTCAAAAAATCTTTAAGAGGGAGAGTTTCCGTTTAATCATAGAAATGTCAGTTTATCAGTCATTAGTGTCAACATTGGCAATATTAATAGGGCTTTTCGCTAGTGGGGAGTGGAAAAAATTGGACAAAGAAATGAACGAGTATAAATTAGGGAAAATTCGATATGTTTTAAATCTGATTGGAACAGCTATTTCTTGGCAAGCTTTCACAGTTGGTTCAATAGGGCTGATTTTCAAAGTGTCTTCATTATTTTCAAATGTGATAAGTATTTTAGGTCTGCCTGTGGCTCCTGTTTTGGCTGTGATTCTTCTTCATGACAAGTTGACTGGTATCAAAGTGATGTCAATGTTGTTGGCTATATGGGGTTTTGTGTCGTATATGTATCAGCATTACCTTGGTGATTTGAGACAAGAGTGCAAAAAGGACTCAATTAGTGGAGCTCTCTGA